In Lysobacter firmicutimachus, one genomic interval encodes:
- a CDS encoding glycosyltransferase family 2 protein: MNVHRFVRFESVAGPLTPAAQAAEAAAAARKPIKLVIQIPCRNEASQLPATLAALPRILPGVNEVEWLVIDDGSDDGTAAVAVEHGAHVVLRLSEHHGLARAFAAGLEVACRRGADIVVNLDGDNQYDARAMPALVAEILEGRADIVIGCRPIDRIAHFSWAKKRLQNIGSSVVRAVAGVRVDDATSGFRAYSREAALRLNVYSRYTYTLETLIQAGQTGLRVGSVPVGVNPPTRPSRLIRSIPVYVGRSGLAILRAFLTYRPLEFFLLPAAFSGLAGVGIGAGFLFEYARGDGQGHVQSLILAAVLILCAGAATTIGLLAHQLAVNRRLLEELQQDRRRKEWRAAP; encoded by the coding sequence ATGAACGTGCATCGCTTCGTTCGTTTCGAGAGCGTCGCGGGACCGCTCACGCCGGCCGCTCAGGCAGCGGAAGCCGCCGCCGCCGCGCGCAAGCCGATCAAGCTCGTGATTCAGATTCCATGCCGAAACGAAGCCAGTCAATTGCCGGCGACGCTGGCCGCGCTGCCTCGAATACTGCCCGGCGTCAACGAGGTGGAATGGCTGGTGATCGACGACGGTTCCGACGACGGTACCGCAGCCGTTGCGGTCGAGCATGGCGCGCATGTGGTGCTGCGCCTGAGCGAGCATCATGGCCTTGCGCGAGCGTTCGCGGCCGGATTGGAGGTCGCCTGTCGACGCGGGGCCGACATCGTCGTCAACCTCGACGGCGACAACCAGTACGATGCCCGGGCGATGCCGGCGCTGGTCGCCGAAATCCTCGAGGGGCGTGCCGACATCGTGATCGGCTGCCGGCCCATCGATCGCATCGCGCATTTCTCCTGGGCCAAGAAGCGCTTGCAAAACATCGGCAGCAGCGTGGTCCGGGCCGTGGCCGGCGTGCGAGTCGACGATGCTACCAGCGGTTTCCGCGCGTACAGCCGCGAGGCGGCGCTTCGGCTCAATGTGTACTCGCGCTACACCTATACGTTAGAGACGCTGATTCAGGCCGGGCAGACCGGGTTGCGGGTCGGTTCGGTGCCGGTCGGGGTCAACCCGCCGACCCGTCCGTCGCGTCTCATCCGCAGCATTCCTGTATATGTCGGTCGTTCGGGGCTCGCCATTCTGCGTGCTTTTCTGACCTATCGGCCGCTGGAGTTCTTCCTGTTGCCTGCAGCCTTCAGCGGTCTGGCCGGCGTGGGAATCGGCGCGGGGTTCCTGTTCGAGTATGCGCGCGGCGACGGGCAGGGCCATGTGCAGTCGCTGATACTCGCGGCGGTGCTGATCCTGTGCGCTGGCGCAGCGACGACGATCGGCTTGTTGGCGCACCAGTTGGCGGTCAATCGGCGGTTGCTCGAGGAGCTGCAGCAGGATCGGAGGCGAAAGGAGTGGCGGGCGGCTCCATGA
- a CDS encoding glycosyltransferase family 4 protein — protein MKSVWYLSRKFPPSQGGMQRLSFHIADQLRARSPVTVVKWGRGQWGVPWFVLWASMRLVWGLGRGEVRLLLLGDPALSALAWPARWMGVPTAVVVHGLDIAFPAGWYQSYLRRHFDRRFDRYICISRHVGGMLRERGVASDRHTLIHPGVDTLPPSGTERDPQSPVRLLILGRLVRRKGALWFLREVMPRLLERALPVTLDIVGDGPDRAALATAISELDLRATVSLHGAVDESVKLGLLARCDLVLMPNIRAPGDPEGFGLVALEAGVSERYVLAADLEGLRDAISEPHNGRLLPSQDGAEWCATIAKLCADRDALRALGRQAREFVGLHHSWSEMGRRYHECLNELL, from the coding sequence ATGAAGTCGGTTTGGTACCTGTCGCGGAAATTTCCGCCCAGTCAGGGCGGCATGCAGCGGCTCAGTTTCCATATCGCCGATCAGCTGCGCGCGCGCTCGCCGGTCACGGTAGTGAAGTGGGGGCGGGGGCAATGGGGCGTGCCTTGGTTCGTGCTGTGGGCCTCGATGCGGCTGGTTTGGGGATTGGGGCGCGGTGAGGTGCGGCTGCTGCTGCTCGGCGATCCCGCGTTGAGTGCGTTGGCCTGGCCGGCGCGCTGGATGGGCGTACCGACCGCGGTCGTGGTGCACGGTCTGGACATCGCGTTCCCGGCGGGCTGGTATCAGAGCTATCTGCGGCGACACTTCGATCGTCGCTTCGACCGCTACATCTGCATCAGCCGCCATGTCGGGGGGATGTTGCGGGAACGCGGCGTCGCGTCCGACCGGCACACCCTGATCCATCCGGGCGTAGATACCCTGCCGCCGTCCGGAACCGAGCGCGATCCCCAGTCGCCGGTGCGATTGTTGATCCTGGGGCGTTTGGTGCGCCGCAAGGGCGCTCTATGGTTCCTGCGCGAAGTGATGCCACGTCTGCTTGAGCGCGCGCTGCCGGTCACGCTGGACATCGTAGGCGACGGGCCCGACCGAGCGGCGTTGGCGACGGCGATCTCGGAACTGGACTTGCGTGCCACGGTGAGTCTGCACGGGGCGGTCGACGAATCCGTCAAACTGGGCTTGTTGGCGCGCTGCGATCTGGTGCTGATGCCGAACATCCGCGCTCCCGGCGATCCGGAGGGCTTCGGCCTGGTGGCACTGGAGGCGGGCGTCAGCGAACGCTACGTCCTGGCCGCGGACCTGGAGGGGTTGCGCGATGCGATCAGCGAACCCCACAACGGCCGTCTGTTGCCCAGCCAGGACGGTGCCGAGTGGTGCGCGACAATTGCGAAACTGTGCGCGGATCGCGATGCTCTGCGAGCGTTAGGCCGCCAAGCGCGCGAGTTCGTCGGCTTACATCATTCCTGGAGCGAGATGGGTCGGCGTTACCACGAGTGCCTGAATGAGCTGCTCTGA